The following proteins are encoded in a genomic region of Brachypodium distachyon strain Bd21 chromosome 1, Brachypodium_distachyon_v3.0, whole genome shotgun sequence:
- the LOC112269895 gene encoding uncharacterized protein LOC112269895: MAFPLPSPNLLLHLRPPPQPGQRGGAPPKLLLPLLPIHYCCSSSSPSCCTSSSSPICCCSSSFPQASAASEEQAPPASTSATATSSLPQLLAAPSPWESHVLDLHLKLSPAGPRAGTELEEDPHISLGVELGCLVAPILQM, translated from the exons ATGGcattccctctcccttcccctAACCTCCTGCTccacctccggccgccgccgcagccaggccagcgtggcggcgcgccaccgaagctgctgctgcccctgcTCCCGATCCACtactgctgctcctcctcgtctccaagctgctgcacctcctcctcgtctccaatctgctgctgctcctcctcgttcCCTCAAGCTTCTGCAGCAAGTGAAGAACAAGCGCCTCCGGCAAGCACGAGTGCCACTGCAACCTCTTCCCTTCCTCAACTCCTTGCTGCCCCTTCTCCTTGG GAATCACATGTTCTTGATCTGCATCTGAAG TTGTCGCCGGCAGGTCCAAGAGCAGGGACAGAACTTGAAGAAGATCCTCACATAAGCCTTGGAGTAGAATTGGGGTGCCTTGTCGCACCAATCCTGCAAATGTGA